The following nucleotide sequence is from Aedes aegypti strain LVP_AGWG chromosome 3, AaegL5.0 Primary Assembly, whole genome shotgun sequence.
AACTTGATCCTCCTGGTCCAGATAGAAGGCACCCCGATGGTAGTACTTCTGCAGGAACTTGTACTTGCCCTTGACCGTTTTGTTTGTGACCTGTTTCGGGTTGAGACGTTGATCCTGACGGCGTTCATCTTCCGTCATGTTTCTAATTCGCTCGATTTCCAGTTTCTCCTTCTCAAGAGCCTCCTTTTCTTCGCGATCTCGCTTGATACGCTTCAATTCACGGAGTTTCCACGCTTCATATTCAACCTCATCGTTCTCGTCATCCGTATTGACATCGTTCAAATTGGGCTCGTTGTCGACCTTGGCCTTCTCCATGTCCTTTTTGATACTGTCCTCAACAAGCTTCAACGTTTGCCGACGACGTTCCTTGGCGGCTTTTTTGGATTCATATTCAAGCTGCTTCTGCTTGTTGGCCTCTCGCTCCTTTTCAATGACCGTAGTCCGATCTTTCTTACGAACGAATAATGGTTTCAGTCTGCAAAATAGAAGAAAATAAATTAGGGAGCTATAGGGGTACCGGGGACAGTATGAACAAATGTATAGCCTTTGAactaatgagcaactttgccgaagccaTTCCAAATTATCAAAATATAGAACAAAGATCTTGCCATAGAACATCATAGACGTTAAGGGGAAtaagaaaatattgttttctgtGATAGCCCCATCATGCGGTGGAATTCCCAACTAACTAATTCGTAACATAGTATAGGATAGTCCTTCCCCTGTAACAAATCTTTACCGAAGAAAGTATAGTATTATGTAAAACTTTTTCAGAGATATAATTGTCTAAAGTTTCCAAAGtacaagtgattttttttttataagccaGCAGAAACATcgaacattgattgaaatttcttaacgttATCGCGATTTAAATTTAGGGTTAATATGACAACgtatattttttgcataaacaGAAGGTTAAATTATGGGAAGCTGGTGCACTGGATAATATCTGATCCTATTTCACTTACCGTGGTTCATTCTCTTCCTCACTCTCCGTTTCCTCGTACTCCGAACTCTCCGACTCAGACGTGTCCGATTGGCCTTCATCCTCCTTCTGCAGCACTTCCTCTTCCTTCTTCTGCTGCATCATTTTCTGCCGCAGCATATTTCTTCTCCGTTCGATCTCGGAATCGCTCAGCTCCGTATCGGACTCCGATTCCGATCCGATGGAAATGCGCCGTGTCCTTGTGGGACCTTCCTCCCCTTGCTGGGAGTTGTCCTCGTCTTCCTCATCGTCCGATTCCTGCGGCCGGCGTCGATGGCGTAAATGCTGTCCGGGTTCTTCCTCTTCCATAGTTGCTTCAGCTTCATCCTCCTCCTCCTCTTCCGACTGGACCAGTTCCGGTTCGTGAATGACCCGGTGCCGTTCCCGACGCTCCCGCTCAATTTCTTCCGCCTCGGCAGCACGAATTGCTTGCAGGCGTCGAATCCGGGGATCGTCCACATCTCCCGGAAGATCGTCCTCCTCTTCATCCGTTTCTTCGCGACGACGACGTGACTCCCGATAGGATTCCTCCGCCGTTCTTCTGTTGTCGATGAAATCCTCCTCATCGGATTCCTCCTCACTGCTGGAATGCTGGGCGTATTCCGGACGTTTTCCCGACACATATCGATGAACCTTCACCTTTTGCATGGAGAGTTCACCTATGAGAAAACAAAGCATTCAATGTTGGCGCAAGACTAACAATTTTTCGGCCACTTACCTTTCGGGTTACGGACTGGGATAGCCCCAGCCGTGCTCTGGATGCCGTATATTGTCGGCTGGCCACTCATTGTGATTATCAGGCAGCcaaattcttacaaaaaattggattattcctCGCACgtattaaatttttcaactttcgcggAGTGGTGCAAGGAAAATATCAACAAAGAAAATGGATGACGTTTGACAGCAGCACTCATTCAGCAACTGTTACACGATGGTGCTTCCATAAAATACGTGACAATACCTTGGACAGATATTTACACGGAGAACTTTGCaaagtccagttcgctgcgtgtggaAATAAATACTTTTTAGGTTAAATACTGTGAATTGCGCGATTATTTATCGCGACGGCGATCTTGACAACTTCTTAAAATGCATGTAGATCGCCGcaggtacttcaaatcgtttttgTGTCTTCTACGCGATTATTCCTGATTGTCCAAGGCATGATCGCGCAGAAGACAtcaaaacgatttgaagtacctgCGGCGATCTACAAGCGTTTTTCAAGAAAGTCGGCGCGAGAATTTTTCGCGCCACACATaatatatcgacattttcagataatcgcattacgtggatttatcttgcagagcacaatatcatttaataactgtggcagtCTAGTTCATAGCGTGTTcgcttaaaaaaaaaagtgtctatctatttgagtttttttttatatagatttatcagcatacacgcagcgaactgaactatcgaatttcatacattttgccttatgaaaggtggaacgaatattgcaatacgaacgctttagggttcgttcaaatattacgtaacgcaacagggggagggagggagtcttacgtagtgttacggtccatacaaaaattaaaaattttccatacaaaacctgttacgtgggggagggagtgggtctaaaatttgcaaattttgcgttacgtaatatttgaatgaacccttatgtatcgttttagcacagacaaacagacgtaacactctcatcattgttcgtcgaccacctttttaacggttgattcaaaaatatgttaggtggccaatccgccacccgcagcgctcgcatcgtttttgttcgtgtttgacgtttacacgctaccgccatctgttggcccgtcggccaaacacaccgattttagcattgggcgtacatgttttctcgactatgattttgattgcgatttgttctaagtgttacgtctgtttgtctgtggttttagcatcccggtcaaccagtcagtgatattcgatagcgatcgatatagattcgttttgaaccgttagcgatcgccatcgttggtcaaagatctataaagaattatgaagactggttggtcgggatcACTcctcatcaaggcgtcgataggcgcgtgatgtacgctcgggcctatcgatcgcaaggttcttggttcgattccaggttgccgcgaaaacgttttttattttcaaattctggtttcataaggcaaatatatgaatttcaatccgatttcttgtggcgaatttttataaggggttcctatgtttatcgatagtccatttgcctgagtgtaggccctgtcaaaaatcgaacttttcacccatttttagtcgtgAAGCAGTATAGCATTCGCGGTTTGTCCCGATATGTTTCATTTATCTTACACTGCTATTTGAAGGACTGTTTGTCTTCAAAAGAAGTGTAAATCACCAATGAAAATGTTATTAGTGATAATGTCGACAATTTTCGGTGCAACTCGTAGGAAAAACCATACCGCGAAATGTCGGACATGTTGGAGATAAGTACATAGTGTCAGCCCCCTGGTAATTGTGATAGAGTTAAGCCCCacgcacaatgtgagcggcagcgcggtacaacggcataacggcaagcccatcttgagctacactctacttgtcaagtcaatgatgaaaaggatttagtcaacatgggattgataagtaaagtgtagatcaagatgggcatgccgttttgccgttgtaccgcgttgccgttcacattgtgcttggggccttaGCCCCTTGAACGATGTTGACAATTGAGTGTGTATGTAGATAagtctagaaagattcgcgaattaggcgaaactgacaaaatgtacacaatttaagaaactatagcggtgaaattgtagctttattgtctattcactgcacttgaacttttcccctttcgataatttaactattcaaaaaaacgcaaagttgtagaagacgaaacttcacctcatgcaaaaccacacactgtattgattacgcctgtgtttttgtttatcaaagtgatgggcgcatctgaaatcgaaataaaaacacggcgagagtaaacggcgacattgcaaacaaaaaataaacaaggcgtacatggcgggcttaattgaaaccagaatgaacacacggcgcaaaagtaataggcgacactgaaaataatatcgattacaggcgcataacattgggcgatactggcattcttgagtgcgtttaaggcgaaaccacagacaaacagacgtaacactctcatcattgtccgtcgaccacctttttaacggttgattcaaaaatatgataggtggccaatccgccacccgcagcgctcgcatcgtttttgttcttgtttgacgtttacacgctaccgccatctgttggcccgtcggccaaatacaccgattttagcattgggcgtacatgttttctcgactatgattttgattgcgatttgttctaagtgttacgtctgtttgtctgtggcgaaaccttataatattttttttattacgaaatagctaggaaaattgaaggagatgtgtgtggtattgatggggatttttaaactaggtttatgaaatgtgtattaaagtgaaatagttaaagttggagtatattttctccaattgggattaaaaattgcacatgaaaatttcattggttattttctcattgctattgatttgtcagataggcccttatcgcgaatccctctcaaAGTGTTTCAGTATGCGTTTCAGATTGACGAAGCAATAATGTGATGTGTTTTGACTACGGATTGTTTGTTTATATATTAGTCCGTACTAGCTCTGAGCAATAAAGAAGTGAAACGCATTTCGTGTAGTTGGCTTTCATTTTCTTCTATCACGTGAATCCCGGGACGGTaaatctagcgtaacatttgaaaagggcatatctgcaaaacgtaaacattgagaaattctcaattgaagattccgtaccatatttataattcctattttaaacccattcgcatttttactagtttcatacctgtGTTCGACACCCATTAAAGTCTGTTGCGTGGCCCATTATGTTTCTAATCTCAAACAACACAACAACTcgtgaaaattgttgaattcaagcatcatcggcagataggcccttttatgaatcttcaaaccagttaggccctttcagttaggccctttgattgaacatggtttcagttaggcccttttataatttgctaattttattgatttttgaattggtttgcataaatcttgaacaaaatttagcgattatgtgaaaaaaacactatataatagctatatattggaaattttcggttgaagattcagtaccatatttattattcctatttcaaacccTTTCGCTTtttactagtgatcctttatagagagataagcggaagtaaaatggaatgatttggcaacagaccaacagtgctgattttgctcggcgtcgagaacaaTATTgcaacacggacatgacttcatcattgctaaaaagtgtattttgtttcgttatagatctttgagctacatatacaaattaataaacagccgaaaaaatcaacaactaaatatcgcattgacaaaaatttaaaacagaaaaatatttcatatttttgcttcatgcaaaattacttttaccgaaataatttcaagcggattacattactcttcaagaaaagttgaaaacaaacataacgcatgttcgtttggctcacactttgacagctttcgctgctcgattggctcacactttgacagaaatgtcagcttccgcgaatctctcttataaaggattactactTTTTACTGGTTTCATACTTGgggaagatccaaaaatgacgtccatcgtttttcgggatttctagaacccttctaccccctctgtcacgctttttctaatacccaatccatgcactgtcacatttgcgtacatccccccattggaggaggccccaattgatggacgtcattttcggataaccccttgtgttcgacacttataatggtctattacgtagctcacaacgatttgaatttgaaatagcacaacaatttgtaaaaatagttcaattcaaacatcatccgcagataggcccttttacgaattttcaaactagttaggccctttttgaatttgctaattttattgattattgaagtgatttgcataattgttcgacaacatttaatgattatgtgagaaaacaacacaatatcatacaagctacatattggaaactattctatacaaaatcagcaacatattgattattgatatttcaaacccatttacttttttttacaagttttaaacttgtgttagacactcattatggtttattacgtggcccagaacgttagtaatctcaaatagcataacgactcgtgaaaatggttgcattcaaatatcatcagcagttaggcccttcaatgaatcttcaaaccagttaggccctttcagttaggcccttcgattgaacatggtttcagttaggcccctccagttaggcccttttattaaacatagttccagttaggcccttttggaatttattgattttattgcttattgaagtgattttcatagtttttaaataaaataaagcgagagaaaaacaatgtaatagctaaatgttggatattctcggttgaaggttcagtaccttattgattatatctatttcaaacccattcacttttttacttgttttatacttgagggccttccttagcagaGCAGTTTAAGCACTGACTAAACTGACGTGACTCTCGATTGCAGACGGTAACCGAaaatatgcaacggtcaattcaAATGATGAGTGGTCGCAAATGTCAAACTGATGCAACGTCAATAGTACGAAGGTGACATTTATACAACGAGAATCTTCATCAGTCAAACCAAACAATACACACTGGTTTCAAACTAGTAAGGTATGAGTAAAATACTAAACCTAAAatgaactaaattaatttcgtatgATGCATTTTAGTTTTGTCAAAACTATCGACAATCATGTGAGTCTGATTCTAAAGCAATATATTtgagtcaagaaaattttatttcgtAAAGGGAAGCTTAGATTTTTGTTTTCTCTATTTCCCAAATATGATTGAATATATCCCTCGTATTTTTACCCGAACATGTGTAGTTTTTCCCCGGAGTGCTAAAGATTTGTCCGTCAAAGTGTTTCTTTACAAAAACCACCAGGTGAAGTTAGTGTTCCAAcgtattttcattcaaatatttggctATTATTCATGAAGCAAAATGCTCTAGCCACCACGTCAGTTTAGTCAGTGGTTtaagcccgcggctacaaagcaaagccattctgaaggtatctgagttccattcccggtcggtccaggttttttcgtaatggaaatttcctttactttcctgaatataaagtaccttcgtacttgtcacacgatatacgaatgcgaaaatggctctcagtttataactgaggaagtactcattgaacacaaagcttagaagcaggctctgtcccagtgaggacgtaatgccaagaagaagtataagaagaattcttgcagggctgttacaaaaacaaacgaatttgtttttgtgaaaatcgcgacttttggaactcgatccacaactagaggcaacaaataaaaattaacaaataaaaattattcaacatttttaatgtaattgatttttttttcagaataaaaaatcagtttttcaactaacttcgcattaagattatgataaaactagtaaaaaagagaatgggcttgaaataggaatcaatatagtactgaatcttcaataaagaatttttaatattcaaagttgattttctcacatacctaatcgattgattttgatctaaaactttgaaaaccacttcaataatcaataaaattaacaaattccaaaagggcctaactggaactaagtttaataaaagggcctaactggaggggcttaactgaaaccatgttcaatcaaagggcctaactgaaagggcctaactggtttgcagactcgtagaagggcctatctgccgatgatgtttgaattcaaccattttcacgagttgttttgttatttaagattttaaacgttatgggccacctagtagactattatgagtgtcgaacacaagtataaaactagtaaataggagaaagggtttgaaatatgaataatcaatatagtactgaatcttcaataaagaattttcaatattcaatgttgattttctcacataatcgattgattttgttctaagactttgaaaatctattcaataatcaataaaattaacaaattccaaaagggcctaactggaactatgttaaataaaagggcctaactggaggggcctaactgaaaccatgttcaattaaagggcctaattgaaagggcctaactggtttgaaggctcgtaaaagggcctatctgccgatgatgtttgaattcaacattttttactagtttttatgtcatgttagatttaaaacgttacgtggcccagtaatagactatgagtgtcgaacaaaagtttaaaactattagatagcaatgagttcaaaatagtaacaatcaatatgttacagaatcttcaatcgagcatttctcaattttgaagttatgctgatagacccttttcaaatatttcactaggttccattatgtgagaaaaacactatacaatggctaaatattgaaaaatatggaggaaaattaaaaatgcacggaagggccaatctgattttgatggaaattttcagttaggcccttttatgaccagttaggccctcttagttttatcattttcagataggcacttttaaatttgaataaaattaccattaataatgcattttgcatgcccgtaagagtatgttggagtaatttacgtaaaaaatgatacgaataatgaataatcaagtttgtttacattttgcagttaggcccttttcaaatgttacgctagaaatGTCCAGTCGGTCAGTTTTCTAGTGTAACCGTGTCCACTGAGCCTGGGTTTCAACAGGTTATTGGTCCAGATGACGAAAAGAAAATGAAGTGACAGTGTCTAGTCGAAGTGACATTTTCGCGCGAAGAAACTGTGTTCATTGTGAACGTTCTGATTTTTGCTTTGTTTTCCCCGGCGGATCGAATGTCGTAGTGGTATTGCAGCAAGAAGAAAATGATGCCGGGAGAAGTGCCGTTGGCGGGAATGTAAGGCCAACTGCGGAATCAGCACTGAAAGTAAGAGAGTTTCGTTTGAGGAGGAGTGGCAGTAGCTGTTGTGCCGATTGATGATTTTACGAAGGAACGACAACCAGATGGCACTGCTAAATGAATGatgatgttttgttttcaatttgtcaaaataCAAGTGTTTCGCAGAAAATTGTCGAAAATTTGTCTTTCTTGGTATAATTATTTGATTAAATTCTAAAACTATTTCTTGTATACATTAGATTTTTGTTGCTCTCTGTAAATTTTCATGCGGATTGAATTAACAACGTTTGCAAAAGgtgtttttttgcaattttgtgctTCGTTTCTATGGCGGCTGACCGTGTTGTGAAATGTATCGTGCCGTCTTGTCTCAATGGTTTTGCCGGATCTGTGAACTGCAGAACCCTCTCTGATCGGTCGAACGGAATCTCCTACATAATCGATTATATCGATCAGTTTCACATGCACTGGGAAATCATCCACCGATGCAGTTTGATTTGCTCCAGCCATTGAGCGGTCGGctggaatgaataaaaaaacacaaacaaacCACCATAACCTCCTGTAAACTCTGATTTTTCGAAGATTTCCCGTAATTCTTGACCGTTTGAAATGCGATGTAACCGTAAcgttgaagaaaaaataaattcttacCTGCTTCAGAAGTCATTTCAGTGGTTTTAGattaattttgcgaaaaaacgCGACTTTTCCAGCTGTTGAGATCAGTAAAGTTAGCAAaccaaacaacaatcatcattcTTCGTTTCAATCCGCCACAACTAGGCGTCGCATGGACTGTTTAAGTTTTGCGACAAAACGTCAATTGTTGTTTGGAAACATCGTTTCACTGCGGATTCTTGTTTGCGTTTGTGTGAGAGCCACAGTTGATTCGGAAGGAAAATCACACAGTGGTCCAGAAGGGTATTTTGTTTAAGACGATTTTTGAGCAACGAAAAGTATCGAAGATGACCGAACCGAAGATACattgaaaataatccacacgttcgatctatattcttttcaacgtggatctgtcgtgtcAAATGGCAGGGTGAACTAACGTGTAAAACTTGTAATTATGTTAAGGTTTTACTTTGGTTCGATAGCAAAGGCTTTTACATAcaatttcaacgtgttttatGATTGCGATATCAACcactagtagaactagtttgCCTAACATCACAACCTTTGCTATCCACGCGTGACATGTTTATTAACATGTCTATTTTTGGGAAACCGTGCGCCTGTAATGGGTGCCTGGATTCAGAGAACCAAGAAATCGCTAACAAAATCTAcagcaaactttttgaaaaattgtaaattaaCGTGTTTTACATTTGAAATCGGATTGTCGATAGCGACTGGGTTTACACCATCGATTGATGTGTTttaaaattagtgaaaattcacgtgtgaaacacaTTAATCGAGCTTGTAGAGTGTTTTCAGTGTAGCGTTTGATCGCTTAAATGATTTCAATTGGGCCACTTGGAGGTTTCGGATGGAATTGATGTTAATGCGAGAAGATATTTGGTCGACGGTGAAGGATGCGAAGCCGGAGGATGCAACATCGGCGTGGACGCGAAAAGACGAGAAGGCTCGAGTGCTCATAGGGCTAGCGCTGGAGGACAATCAGTTAAGCCACATCATGGATGCTGGAAGTGCAAAGGAGATGTGGGACTAGCTGAAAGGATACCATGAGCGAGGATCACTATCCAATAAGATTCACATACTACGGAAATTATGTTCTATGCGCTTGAACGAAGATGGAAGCATGTCCGACCATCTAATGGAGACATCAGAGCTTGTACATCGTTTAGCAAGGATGGGAGAGTCACTCAAAGAACATTTGGTTGTGGCAATATTGTTGTCAAGCTTGCAGGAGTCGTATAATCCGCTAGTTACTGCTCTTGAGGGTCGTCAAGAAGAAGATCTGAAACTGGACTATGTCAAGGGAAAGCTGCTTGACGAATGGAGGAGGAAAAGTGAAATCCGGAAACAGGATGATGAAAAAGCTATGAAAACTGCAGTTCACTTTGAAGACCGGCGAAGTGGAGTTTGGACGTGCTACTATTGCGGAAAAGCTGGCCATTTGAAAAAGAATTGTGTTGACTGGCTGAAATAAGAAGAAATGCAAAAAGGGAACGTGAAAACGAAGAAACGATGGCTGTACAACAAGATCAGGATCCGAGATGCGAAGGAAGTAATAATCGAGTAGTCTGCTTTACGACAACTACCGGAAGTGATAAGTCAAGCGATGTAAGGTGGATAATAGACTCTGGTTGTACGAAGCATATGACGAGTACAACAGCAAGTTTAGgctggtggaatccttgtaggAAAACCGTAACGGCCAGAGGAATTGGACAATGGACAAGGAAGAATAACTGGA
It contains:
- the LOC5572832 gene encoding microfibrillar-associated protein 1 → MSGQPTIYGIQSTAGAIPVRNPKGELSMQKVKVHRYVSGKRPEYAQHSSSEEESDEEDFIDNRRTAEESYRESRRRREETDEEEDDLPGDVDDPRIRRLQAIRAAEAEEIERERRERHRVIHEPELVQSEEEEEDEAEATMEEEEPGQHLRHRRRPQESDDEEDEDNSQQGEEGPTRTRRISIGSESESDTELSDSEIERRRNMLRQKMMQQKKEEEVLQKEDEGQSDTSESESSEYEETESEEENEPRLKPLFVRKKDRTTVIEKEREANKQKQLEYESKKAAKERRRQTLKLVEDSIKKDMEKAKVDNEPNLNDVNTDDENDEVEYEAWKLRELKRIKRDREEKEALEKEKLEIERIRNMTEDERRQDQRLNPKQVTNKTVKGKYKFLQKYYHRGAFYLDQEDQVYKQDFSAPTLEDHFDKTILPKVMQVKNFGRCGRTKYTHLVDQDTTKAESPWFADSANNTKFYNERAGGMRQVFEKPSSYKNKRDI